A window of Rhizobium acidisoli contains these coding sequences:
- the msrB gene encoding peptide-methionine (R)-S-oxide reductase MsrB — protein MSDTATTAKIHKTDAEWKEQLTPEQYRITRQHGTERAFTGPYWDSFETGLYRCVGCNAPLFRSDTKFDAGCGWPSYFEAVSPDAVTEHRDTAFGMVRTEIRCGSCEAHLGHVFPDGPPPTGLRYCINGHSMVFEPGK, from the coding sequence ATGTCCGACACTGCAACCACCGCCAAGATCCACAAGACCGACGCTGAATGGAAAGAGCAGCTCACCCCCGAACAATACCGCATCACCCGCCAGCACGGCACCGAGCGCGCCTTCACCGGCCCCTATTGGGATTCCTTCGAGACAGGGCTTTACCGCTGTGTCGGATGCAATGCCCCGCTTTTCCGCTCCGACACGAAGTTCGACGCCGGCTGCGGCTGGCCGAGCTATTTCGAAGCCGTCTCGCCCGATGCGGTGACCGAGCATCGCGACACGGCCTTTGGCATGGTGCGCACCGAAATCCGCTGCGGCAGCTGCGAAGCCCATCTCGGCCACGTCTTCCCCGACGGCCCGCCGCCGACCGGCCTGCGCTACTGCATCAACGGCCATTCCATGGTGTTCGAGCCGGGGAAATAG
- a CDS encoding GNAT family N-acetyltransferase encodes MTDPVLLRDAGETDLPAIRDIYNHAVEHTTAIWNETLVDLENRREWMKARKARGFPVIVAELSGRVAGYASYGDWRAFDGYRHTVEHSVYVDKDCRGAGIGERLMRELIVRATAGNIHVMIAGIEAENTASIRLHEKLGFRIAGRFSEVGTKFGRWLDLTCMELRLPSA; translated from the coding sequence ATGACAGACCCCGTCCTCCTCCGCGACGCCGGCGAAACCGATCTTCCCGCCATCCGCGATATCTACAATCACGCCGTCGAACACACGACGGCGATCTGGAACGAGACGCTGGTCGATCTCGAAAACCGGCGGGAATGGATGAAGGCGCGTAAAGCCCGCGGCTTTCCCGTCATCGTCGCCGAGCTGTCGGGCAGGGTCGCCGGCTATGCCTCCTATGGCGATTGGCGCGCCTTCGACGGCTACCGCCACACCGTCGAGCATTCCGTCTATGTCGACAAGGATTGCCGCGGCGCCGGCATCGGCGAGCGGCTGATGCGCGAATTGATCGTCCGCGCCACAGCCGGCAATATCCATGTGATGATCGCCGGCATCGAGGCGGAGAACACCGCTTCGATCCGGCTGCATGAAAAGCTCGGTTTCCGCATCGCCGGCAGATTTTCCGAGGTCGGCACCAAATTCGGCCGCTGGCTGGACCTCACCTGCATGGAGCTTCGCCTGCCTTCGGCCTGA
- a CDS encoding pentapeptide repeat-containing protein yields MAKHGSSLGLLALVLLAFPPVAARAADCGSLASPKLDWQECTKKNLMLQGSDLEGANLVGTDFSLTDLAGANVKSANLEKATLVRASLEGAHAEGASFAKIEAYRASFANIIAEGASFAGAELQRANFAGARLAGASFEKAELGRADFDKAVLTGTKFSFANLSRADLSGASFEGPAVFERAFMFLTRIEGLDLSAASGLEQTQIDLACGDTSTKLPAGLSAPTTWPCPAEHE; encoded by the coding sequence ATGGCAAAGCACGGATCGTCGCTCGGTCTCCTTGCCCTCGTCCTTCTGGCATTTCCGCCGGTCGCCGCCCGGGCCGCCGATTGCGGCAGCCTGGCCTCGCCGAAGCTCGACTGGCAGGAATGCACCAAGAAGAACCTGATGCTGCAGGGCAGTGACCTCGAAGGCGCCAATCTCGTCGGCACGGATTTCTCGCTGACCGATCTCGCCGGCGCCAATGTCAAATCCGCCAATCTCGAGAAGGCGACACTGGTGCGCGCCTCGCTCGAGGGCGCACACGCCGAAGGCGCCAGCTTCGCCAAGATCGAAGCCTATCGCGCCAGCTTCGCCAATATCATTGCCGAAGGCGCTTCCTTCGCCGGCGCCGAGCTGCAGCGGGCCAATTTCGCCGGGGCCAGGCTTGCCGGCGCGAGCTTCGAAAAAGCCGAACTCGGCCGCGCCGATTTCGACAAGGCAGTGCTGACCGGCACGAAATTCTCTTTCGCCAATCTCTCCCGTGCCGATCTCTCCGGCGCAAGTTTCGAAGGCCCGGCGGTCTTCGAGCGCGCCTTCATGTTCCTGACCCGCATCGAAGGCCTTGACCTCTCGGCCGCATCCGGCCTCGAACAGACCCAGATCGACCTTGCCTGCGGCGACACCTCGACCAAACTCCCGGCCGGCCTCTCGGCGCCGACAACCTGGCCATGCCCTGCGGAGCATGAGTGA
- a CDS encoding polysaccharide deacetylase family protein produces the protein MNRILLASAFLFATLSAASADELPSASPAARPAAKTPAVKLVEPHLHIARSNIAGHARIALTFDACMGQADERILSTLVRERIPATIFVTARWLKHNPAALAVFLQNPDLFELENHGENHIPAVDTPTLIYGIASAGSPQAVKQEVEGGAAAMTAAGIPAPHWFRGSTAKYDLSAIGEIRAMGYRIAGYSVNGDGGSLLGAVITEKRIASAKDGDVVISHINQPTHAAGEGVAKALVDLKAKGTEFVRLEDVEDMGDDRTTE, from the coding sequence ATGAACCGTATCCTCCTCGCTTCGGCGTTCCTTTTCGCTACCCTCTCCGCCGCATCGGCGGACGAGTTGCCGTCAGCATCGCCGGCCGCACGTCCGGCCGCGAAGACGCCGGCGGTTAAGCTCGTCGAGCCGCATCTGCATATTGCCCGTTCCAATATCGCCGGCCATGCCCGCATCGCGCTGACCTTCGATGCCTGCATGGGGCAGGCGGATGAGCGCATCCTGTCGACGCTGGTGCGGGAACGCATCCCGGCGACCATCTTCGTCACCGCCCGCTGGCTAAAACACAATCCCGCGGCTCTTGCCGTGTTCCTGCAGAACCCCGATCTCTTCGAACTCGAAAATCACGGAGAGAACCATATCCCGGCCGTCGACACGCCGACGCTGATCTACGGCATCGCCTCGGCCGGCTCGCCGCAGGCGGTGAAGCAGGAAGTCGAGGGCGGTGCTGCGGCCATGACTGCGGCGGGCATTCCCGCGCCGCATTGGTTCCGCGGCTCGACCGCCAAATATGATCTTTCCGCCATCGGCGAGATCCGCGCCATGGGCTATCGCATCGCCGGCTATTCGGTGAACGGCGACGGCGGCTCGCTGCTCGGCGCCGTCATCACCGAAAAGCGCATCGCCTCGGCCAAGGACGGCGACGTCGTTATCTCCCACATCAACCAACCGACCCATGCGGCGGGCGAGGGGGTGGCGAAGGCGCTGGTCGATCTGAAAGCCAAGGGCACGGAGTTCGTTCGTCTGGAGGATGTCGAGGATATGGGTGACGATCGGACGACTGAGTAA
- the trhA gene encoding PAQR family membrane homeostasis protein TrhA, whose amino-acid sequence MAEFNGVRWAYDKYELIADGIVHGVGLVLALIGATVLIFYATLWSSYGALAAAWIYGVGLVLTLAISFSYNAWPVSRTKWYLRRFDHSAIFLLIAATYTPFLERGADDPLLLFMLVAIWLFAAAGIILKCVFPGRYDRLAILLYLAMGWSGVLVAEPVASRIPSASMLLIVIGGVIYSLGVIFHVWEKLRFQNAIWHGFVVTAAAVHYSAVFTCFSLSAPGV is encoded by the coding sequence ATGGCCGAGTTCAACGGCGTTCGCTGGGCTTACGACAAATATGAACTGATCGCCGACGGTATCGTCCATGGCGTCGGTCTCGTGCTGGCGCTGATCGGCGCCACGGTGCTGATCTTCTACGCCACGCTCTGGAGCTCTTATGGCGCGCTCGCCGCCGCCTGGATCTATGGCGTCGGGCTGGTGCTGACGCTTGCCATTTCCTTTTCCTACAATGCCTGGCCGGTCTCGCGCACCAAATGGTATCTGCGCCGCTTCGATCATTCGGCGATCTTCCTGTTGATCGCCGCCACCTACACGCCCTTCCTCGAACGCGGCGCCGACGATCCGCTGCTCCTGTTCATGCTGGTGGCGATCTGGCTGTTCGCCGCTGCCGGCATTATCTTGAAATGCGTCTTTCCCGGCCGGTACGACCGTCTTGCCATTCTGCTCTATCTTGCCATGGGCTGGAGCGGCGTGCTGGTGGCCGAACCGGTCGCCTCGCGCATTCCCTCCGCCTCGATGCTGCTGATCGTCATCGGCGGGGTCATTTATTCGCTCGGCGTCATCTTTCATGTCTGGGAGAAGCTGCGCTTCCAGAACGCCATCTGGCACGGTTTCGTCGTCACCGCCGCGGCCGTGCATTATTCGGCCGTCTTCACCTGTTTCAGCCTGTCGGCGCCGGGCGTCTGA
- a CDS encoding universal stress protein, which produces MYRKIIVAIAFGGIEKGEKILRKAASLLDDGGEIVALNVIEDVPTYVAIELPANMVEDAMQDSRDKLKALLTETGIAATVEIRNGPPAKAIISTAESYGADLIIVASHVPDFSNYFIGATADRVVRHAKCSVLVDRQKV; this is translated from the coding sequence ATGTACAGGAAGATCATCGTAGCGATCGCATTCGGGGGCATCGAAAAGGGAGAGAAAATCCTCCGCAAGGCCGCGTCTCTGCTCGATGACGGCGGCGAGATCGTCGCGCTCAACGTCATCGAGGATGTGCCGACCTATGTCGCGATCGAACTGCCGGCCAATATGGTCGAGGACGCCATGCAGGACAGCCGTGACAAGCTGAAGGCGCTGCTGACAGAAACCGGCATTGCGGCAACCGTCGAGATCCGCAACGGCCCGCCCGCCAAGGCGATCATCTCGACCGCCGAAAGCTACGGCGCCGACCTGATCATCGTCGCCTCGCATGTTCCGGATTTTTCCAACTACTTCATCGGCGCCACCGCCGACCGGGTCGTGCGCCACGCCAAATGCTCGGTGCTCGTCGACCGGCAAAAGGTTTGA
- a CDS encoding VOC family protein: protein MNRRHFLGLAAGGTFAATAGTPSLLQARSQAGDQSMTTETSYALTRPAYIDQSHLVVKDLALVSGFYQSMLGLKVIEETASGQVLGVGDLPLLTLTTANDAAIAPRNAAGLFHTAFLMPDRAELARWLRHAAQNNVVLDGASDHLVSEAIYLSDPEGNGIEIYADRPHEQWKFQQDGMVEMATLRLDLQALYDSAPDERWGGMADGTAIGHLHLQVGDIPQADAFYRDVLGLKLMASRPGASFFATGGYHHHLAANIWNSRGAAARADNMTGLSDYKVRFNDKATLDAAISKLDALEIKSEKRDGGTFLKDPWGIGLTLSA, encoded by the coding sequence ATGAACCGGCGACACTTCCTCGGCCTTGCTGCAGGCGGCACTTTTGCCGCCACCGCCGGCACGCCTTCCCTTCTACAGGCCAGATCACAGGCAGGAGACCAATCCATGACGACCGAAACTTCCTACGCGCTGACGCGGCCCGCCTATATCGACCAGTCGCATCTCGTCGTGAAGGACCTAGCTCTTGTGTCCGGCTTTTACCAATCGATGCTCGGCCTGAAGGTCATCGAGGAGACGGCGAGCGGCCAGGTGCTGGGTGTCGGCGATCTGCCGCTGCTGACGCTGACGACGGCCAATGATGCCGCGATCGCGCCCCGCAATGCCGCCGGCCTTTTCCACACCGCCTTCCTGATGCCGGATCGCGCCGAACTGGCGCGCTGGCTGCGCCACGCGGCGCAGAACAATGTCGTGCTCGACGGCGCCTCGGACCATCTCGTCAGCGAGGCGATCTATCTGTCCGACCCGGAAGGCAACGGCATCGAAATCTATGCCGACCGGCCGCACGAACAATGGAAGTTCCAGCAGGACGGCATGGTGGAGATGGCGACGCTGCGCCTCGACCTGCAGGCGCTCTACGACAGTGCGCCCGATGAGCGCTGGGGCGGCATGGCTGATGGAACGGCGATCGGCCACCTGCATCTGCAGGTCGGCGATATTCCACAAGCTGACGCCTTTTACCGCGACGTGCTCGGCCTCAAGCTGATGGCGAGCCGTCCCGGCGCCAGTTTCTTTGCGACCGGCGGCTACCATCACCATCTCGCCGCCAATATCTGGAACAGCCGGGGTGCTGCCGCCCGCGCCGACAATATGACCGGCCTTTCGGACTACAAGGTCCGGTTTAACGACAAGGCGACCCTGGATGCGGCGATCTCCAAGCTCGATGCGCTGGAGATCAAGAGCGAGAAGCGCGATGGCGGCACCTTCCTCAAGGATCCGTGGGGTATCGGCCTGACGCTTTCGGCGTAA
- a CDS encoding NAD(P)/FAD-dependent oxidoreductase encodes MASDLALNEADHDQMVSGRSLWGKSGIRPEWRPIEQSFSTDIIVIGGGITGALVGEHLTARGFSVVIIDREEPGFGSTAASTAMLQWEIDSTLTELEDYYGFERAAGIYRRSGAAVAGLSKLIAAHGIACGFRPRNTLYLAANQEGARELLEERQLRRRAGLPGVYLEHPDLYTQFELDRDGAIYSPGSAEADPLLLTWALIEMSVRRGARLVNASATALHSEGDHVTAETDEGHVIEARHAVLATGYSMPGLDMPKLHRTSSSWALATQPQDPANFWRDRALIWEDSHPYLYMRTTEDNRIVAGGEDDGTADPEARDLKLPAKIMAIREKIKRLWPKADTRVDHAWCGTFGETADGLPLIGPVPKMPHVFAAYGYGGNGITFSYLAAQMIGAMLAGMHRDWFEDFALDRDGPGLRRFGEDRLGAGSELR; translated from the coding sequence GTGGCATCTGATCTCGCTCTCAACGAAGCCGATCACGACCAGATGGTCAGCGGTCGATCGCTCTGGGGGAAAAGCGGCATTCGGCCGGAATGGCGGCCGATCGAGCAGAGTTTTTCCACCGACATCATCGTGATCGGCGGCGGCATCACCGGCGCCCTGGTCGGCGAACATCTGACGGCGCGCGGTTTTTCCGTTGTTATCATCGACCGGGAGGAGCCCGGTTTCGGCAGCACCGCGGCAAGCACGGCGATGCTGCAATGGGAAATCGACAGCACGCTCACCGAACTTGAGGATTATTACGGCTTCGAACGCGCCGCCGGCATCTACCGCCGCAGCGGAGCAGCGGTCGCCGGCCTTTCCAAGCTGATCGCCGCCCACGGGATTGCCTGCGGTTTCCGGCCGCGCAACACGCTCTATCTCGCCGCCAACCAGGAAGGCGCGCGCGAACTGCTGGAGGAGCGCCAGCTTCGCCGCCGCGCCGGCCTGCCCGGCGTCTATCTCGAACATCCCGATCTCTACACCCAGTTCGAGCTCGACCGGGATGGGGCGATCTATTCGCCGGGTTCCGCCGAGGCCGATCCGCTGCTCCTGACCTGGGCATTGATCGAAATGTCCGTCCGGCGCGGCGCGCGGTTGGTCAATGCTTCCGCCACAGCGCTTCACAGCGAAGGCGATCACGTCACAGCGGAGACGGACGAAGGCCACGTCATCGAGGCGCGGCATGCCGTGCTTGCCACGGGCTATTCGATGCCGGGACTCGACATGCCGAAGCTGCACCGCACCAGTTCGAGCTGGGCGCTCGCCACCCAACCCCAGGACCCGGCAAATTTCTGGCGCGACAGGGCGCTGATCTGGGAGGACAGCCACCCCTATCTCTACATGCGCACGACCGAGGACAATCGCATCGTCGCCGGCGGCGAGGATGACGGCACGGCCGATCCCGAGGCCCGCGACCTCAAGCTGCCGGCAAAGATCATGGCAATTCGCGAGAAGATAAAGCGTCTATGGCCGAAAGCCGATACGCGGGTGGACCACGCCTGGTGCGGAACCTTCGGCGAAACGGCCGACGGCTTGCCGCTGATCGGCCCGGTGCCCAAGATGCCGCATGTGTTCGCAGCCTATGGCTACGGTGGCAACGGCATCACCTTTTCCTATCTCGCCGCCCAGATGATCGGCGCCATGCTGGCCGGCATGCATCGCGACTGGTTCGAGGATTTCGCGCTGGACCGGGATGGGCCGGGGCTGCGGCGGTTTGGGGAGGATAGGTTGGGGGCTGGGAGTGAGCTGCGGTAG
- a CDS encoding AI-2E family transporter: MGIANGIRKQAKKIAIGERRTSAWAQSLKETAEELPPTPLHRLEKDGLDISMAWAIIGIFGILGLAAVYLMSLILIPITLAVVVGMILGMAAEKLSRMGVPRLANAFMLSSSVALVIFLVINSLAGPLMTLANEGPAFAERTINRVMPYLERIEWLHITPATFESGPMSIGALLENTGNVLHVVTTSLTPALVQGMIFFAALLLFLASRVNLRKTIIMTFRTRTQRLAAIRVINAVEQVLGFYFATASLIYVGLGVVMTVIAYAGGLAAPVLWGFFAFLSSFIPYLGITLMTFAVAVAGILTHDDIVIGLMPAAAFFTVHLVMENLIFPAVMGRRLEINPFVVFLAILFWTWMWGAVGAMLALPLSLIVITIIEELLIEEKPQPQLPK; encoded by the coding sequence ATGGGCATCGCCAATGGCATCCGCAAACAAGCCAAGAAGATTGCGATCGGCGAACGCCGCACCAGCGCCTGGGCGCAGTCATTGAAGGAGACAGCCGAAGAGCTGCCGCCGACACCGCTGCACCGGCTCGAGAAGGACGGGCTGGATATCAGCATGGCCTGGGCGATCATCGGCATCTTCGGCATTCTGGGGCTTGCCGCCGTCTACCTGATGTCGCTGATCCTGATCCCGATCACCCTTGCCGTCGTCGTCGGCATGATCCTCGGCATGGCGGCGGAAAAACTCAGCAGGATGGGCGTGCCGCGGCTTGCCAACGCCTTCATGCTGTCGAGCAGCGTGGCACTGGTGATCTTCCTGGTGATCAACTCGCTGGCCGGCCCGCTGATGACCCTTGCCAATGAGGGACCGGCTTTTGCCGAGCGGACCATCAACCGGGTCATGCCCTATCTCGAGCGCATCGAATGGCTGCATATCACGCCCGCGACCTTCGAAAGCGGGCCGATGTCGATCGGTGCGCTGCTCGAAAACACCGGCAACGTGCTGCATGTGGTGACCACCAGCCTGACGCCGGCACTGGTGCAGGGGATGATCTTCTTTGCGGCGCTGCTGCTCTTCCTTGCCAGCCGCGTCAACCTGCGCAAGACGATCATCATGACCTTCCGCACCCGCACGCAGCGGCTGGCGGCCATCCGCGTCATCAATGCCGTCGAGCAGGTGCTCGGCTTCTATTTCGCCACAGCCTCGCTGATCTATGTCGGGCTCGGCGTCGTCATGACCGTGATCGCCTATGCCGGCGGGCTGGCGGCGCCGGTGCTCTGGGGCTTCTTCGCCTTCCTGTCGAGCTTCATTCCCTATCTCGGCATCACGCTGATGACGTTTGCCGTCGCCGTCGCCGGCATTCTCACCCATGATGACATCGTCATCGGCCTGATGCCGGCCGCGGCCTTCTTTACCGTGCATCTGGTCATGGAGAACCTGATTTTCCCGGCGGTGATGGGACGGCGGCTGGAAATCAATCCCTTTGTCGTCTTCCTCGCCATCCTGTTCTGGACATGGATGTGGGGTGCCGTCGGCGCCATGCTGGCCCTGCCGCTGTCGCTGATCGTCATCACAATCATCGAGGAATTGCTGATCGAGGAAAAGCCGCAGCCGCAATTGCCGAAATGA